One genomic window of Pseudomonas chlororaphis subsp. piscium includes the following:
- the aac(6') gene encoding aminoglycoside 6'-N-acetyltransferase has translation MIRIEPCRSAHQAGWLSLRQALWPDCPAEEHLDEIASLLDEPQRYINLLAYTADGQPVGLAEASLRRDYVNGTEHSPVVFLEGLYVSAEQRRQGIAEQLIDAVAQWGRDQGCVEMASDTGLENLLSQTVHKALGFEETERVVYFRKSL, from the coding sequence ATGATTCGAATCGAACCCTGCCGGTCAGCCCATCAAGCGGGCTGGCTGTCATTGCGCCAGGCGCTATGGCCCGACTGCCCGGCCGAGGAACACCTGGACGAAATCGCCAGCTTGCTGGACGAGCCGCAGCGTTATATCAACCTGCTCGCTTATACCGCCGACGGCCAGCCAGTAGGGTTGGCCGAAGCCTCGTTGCGCCGCGACTACGTGAACGGCACCGAGCATTCGCCAGTAGTGTTTCTGGAGGGGTTGTACGTCAGCGCCGAACAGCGGCGCCAGGGCATTGCCGAACAACTGATAGACGCCGTCGCCCAATGGGGACGGGATCAGGGTTGTGTGGAAATGGCTTCGGATACCGGCCTGGAAAACCTATTGAGCCAGACCGTGCACAAGGCGCTCGGTTTCGAGGAAACCGAGCGCGTCGTGTACTTCAGGAAAAGCCTGTGA
- a CDS encoding GlxA family transcriptional regulator encodes MTSFNSGAQPQNRAPQSIGFLLLDNFTLISLASAVEPLRMANQLSGRELYRWTTLSVDGGQVWASDGLQITPDASMHKAPALDTVIVCGGIGIQRTVTREHVSWLQSQARQSRRLGAVCTGSWALACAGLLDGFDCSVHWECLASMQEAFPRVAMSTRLFTLDRNRFTSSGGTAPLDMMLHLISRDHGRELSAAISEMFVYERIRNEQDHQRVPLKHMLGTNQPKLQEIVALMEANLEEPIDLDELAVYVSVSRRQLERLFQKYLHCSPSRYYLKLRLIRARQLLKQTPMSIIEVASVCGFVSTPHFSKCYREYFGIPPRDERVGSNTAQQVAMMPIPQALVLAGPMSSLSQARNESTFASVRL; translated from the coding sequence ATGACGTCGTTCAACTCCGGGGCTCAACCCCAGAACCGTGCGCCTCAATCCATCGGCTTTTTGCTGCTGGACAATTTCACGCTGATTTCCCTGGCTTCCGCGGTCGAACCACTGCGCATGGCCAACCAGTTGTCCGGTCGCGAGCTGTATCGCTGGACCACCCTCAGCGTCGACGGCGGCCAGGTCTGGGCCAGTGATGGCCTGCAGATCACCCCCGACGCCTCCATGCACAAAGCACCCGCTCTGGACACCGTGATCGTCTGCGGCGGTATCGGCATCCAGCGCACCGTGACCCGCGAACATGTGTCCTGGCTGCAAAGCCAGGCACGCCAGTCCCGTCGTCTCGGCGCGGTCTGCACCGGCAGCTGGGCCCTGGCCTGCGCCGGTCTGCTCGACGGCTTCGATTGCAGCGTGCACTGGGAATGCCTGGCCTCGATGCAGGAAGCCTTCCCGCGGGTGGCCATGAGCACCCGCTTGTTCACCCTCGACCGCAACCGGTTCACCAGCTCCGGCGGCACCGCGCCGCTGGACATGATGCTGCACCTGATCAGCCGCGATCACGGCCGCGAGCTGTCGGCGGCGATCTCGGAAATGTTCGTCTACGAACGTATCCGCAACGAGCAGGATCACCAGCGGGTGCCGCTCAAGCACATGCTCGGCACCAACCAGCCGAAGCTGCAGGAAATCGTCGCGCTGATGGAAGCCAACCTGGAAGAGCCGATCGACCTCGACGAACTGGCGGTCTACGTCTCGGTGTCGCGGCGCCAGCTGGAGCGGCTGTTCCAGAAATACCTGCACTGCTCGCCATCGCGCTACTACCTGAAGCTGCGGCTGATCCGCGCCCGCCAACTGCTCAAGCAGACGCCGATGTCGATCATCGAAGTGGCCTCGGTCTGTGGTTTCGTCTCTACGCCGCACTTCTCCAAGTGCTACCGCGAGTACTTCGGCATTCCACCGCGTGACGAGCGCGTGGGTTCCAACACCGCCCAACAGGTGGCGATGATGCCGATTCCGCAGGCGCTGGTGCTGGCCGGGCCAATGTCCTCGCTGAGCCAGGCGCGCAACGAATCGACCTTCGCCAGCGTCAGGCTGTAA
- a CDS encoding L-serine ammonia-lyase: MAISVFDLFKIGIGPSSSHTVGPMRAAALFVQALREKDLLEQARRIEVRLYGSLSATGIGHGSDNAVIMGLMGEWPDAIDPSQIGCRIETLCETNTLLLDNRLPIPFVWARDMLLIDENLPFHPNAMTLVAEGESGELHRDTYYSVGGGFVVDEAQASSGVVDQDRTELPYDFSSAVELLSLCQKHNLRVAELMMANEKVWRSEEEIRAGLMKLWQAMQDCVEQGLKHEGILPGGLNVRRRAAKLHRSLQELNKPNVIGSTLSAMEWVNLFALAVNEENAAGGRMVTAPTNGAAGIIPAVLHYFMRFSEDVTDANVVDFFLGAAAVGILCKKNASISGAEVGCQGEVGSACAMAAAGLAEILGASPEQLCNAAEIGLEHNLGLTCDPVGGLVQVPCIERNAIAAVKAINAAQMALRGDGQHFISLDRVIRTMRDTGADMHDKYKETSRGGLAVSAVEC, from the coding sequence ATGGCTATCAGTGTTTTCGACCTGTTCAAAATCGGCATCGGCCCCTCCAGTTCCCACACCGTCGGGCCCATGCGCGCCGCGGCGCTGTTCGTCCAGGCGCTGCGGGAAAAAGACCTGCTGGAGCAGGCGCGCCGCATCGAGGTCAGGCTCTACGGTTCGCTGTCGGCCACCGGCATCGGGCACGGCAGCGACAACGCGGTGATCATGGGGCTGATGGGCGAATGGCCGGATGCGATCGATCCGTCGCAGATCGGCTGTCGCATCGAGACCTTGTGCGAAACCAATACCCTGCTGCTCGACAACCGCCTGCCGATTCCCTTCGTCTGGGCGCGCGACATGCTGCTGATTGACGAGAACCTACCGTTCCACCCCAACGCCATGACCCTGGTGGCCGAAGGCGAGTCCGGGGAACTGCACCGCGATACCTATTATTCCGTGGGCGGCGGTTTTGTCGTCGACGAGGCCCAGGCCAGCAGCGGCGTGGTGGACCAGGATCGCACCGAATTGCCTTATGACTTCTCCAGCGCCGTGGAGCTGCTGAGCTTGTGCCAGAAGCACAACCTGCGGGTGGCCGAGCTGATGATGGCCAACGAGAAGGTCTGGCGTTCGGAGGAGGAGATCCGCGCGGGCCTGATGAAGCTCTGGCAGGCCATGCAGGATTGCGTCGAGCAGGGCCTGAAGCACGAAGGCATCCTGCCCGGCGGGCTCAATGTGCGGCGCCGCGCGGCCAAGCTGCACCGCAGCCTGCAGGAATTGAACAAACCCAATGTGATCGGCTCGACCCTGAGCGCCATGGAGTGGGTCAACCTGTTCGCCCTGGCGGTCAACGAAGAGAACGCCGCCGGCGGGCGCATGGTGACGGCGCCGACCAACGGCGCGGCAGGGATCATCCCGGCGGTGCTGCATTACTTCATGCGCTTCAGCGAGGATGTCACCGACGCCAATGTGGTGGACTTTTTCCTCGGCGCGGCGGCGGTGGGCATCCTCTGCAAGAAGAACGCCTCGATCTCCGGGGCCGAGGTCGGCTGCCAGGGCGAGGTGGGTTCCGCCTGCGCGATGGCGGCTGCCGGCCTGGCGGAGATTCTCGGGGCGTCGCCGGAGCAGCTGTGCAACGCCGCGGAGATCGGCCTGGAGCATAACCTCGGCCTGACCTGCGACCCGGTCGGCGGTCTGGTGCAGGTGCCGTGCATCGAGCGCAACGCGATTGCCGCGGTGAAGGCCATCAACGCCGCGCAAATGGCCCTGCGCGGCGACGGCCAGCACTTCATTTCCCTGGACCGGGTGATCCGCACCATGCGCGATACCGGCGCCGATATGCATGACAAATATAAGGAGACATCGCGCGGCGGTTTGGCGGTCAGCGCCGTGGAATGCTGA
- a CDS encoding choline ABC transporter substrate-binding protein gives MKGSPSLLLAAMLSLPLVAHAAEPAQCSTVNFSDVGWTDITVTTATTSVVLDALGYKTKTTMISVPVTYKSLADGKNMDVFLGNWMPTMENDIKPYRDAGTVETIRANLENAKYTLAVPEELYNKGLKDFADIAKFKKELDGKIYGIEPGNDGNRMIQSMIDKNAFGLKDAGFKVVESSEAGMLSQVERAQRRSTAVVFLGWEPHPMNTRFKMKYLTGGDEFFGPNYGQATIYTNTRKGYAEECSNVGQLLKNLSFTLNMESTLMGNVLDDKMKPDAAAKAWLKKNPEVLDTWLAGVTTIDGKPGLEAVKAKLAQ, from the coding sequence ATGAAAGGTTCCCCGTCGTTGTTGTTGGCCGCCATGCTGAGTCTGCCGCTTGTGGCGCACGCCGCAGAACCGGCGCAATGCAGCACCGTAAACTTCTCCGATGTCGGCTGGACCGACATCACCGTCACCACCGCGACCACCAGCGTCGTTCTCGATGCACTTGGCTACAAGACCAAGACCACGATGATTTCCGTGCCGGTGACTTACAAGTCCCTGGCCGACGGCAAGAACATGGACGTGTTCCTCGGCAACTGGATGCCGACTATGGAAAACGACATCAAGCCCTACCGCGATGCCGGCACCGTGGAAACCATCCGCGCCAACCTGGAGAACGCCAAGTACACCCTGGCGGTCCCGGAAGAGCTGTACAACAAGGGCCTGAAGGATTTCGCCGACATCGCCAAGTTCAAGAAAGAACTGGACGGCAAGATCTACGGCATCGAGCCGGGTAACGACGGCAACCGCATGATCCAGAGCATGATCGACAAGAACGCCTTCGGCCTCAAGGACGCCGGCTTCAAGGTGGTCGAGTCCAGCGAGGCGGGCATGCTGTCCCAGGTCGAGCGCGCGCAACGGCGCAGCACCGCGGTGGTGTTCCTGGGCTGGGAGCCGCACCCGATGAACACCCGCTTCAAAATGAAGTACCTGACCGGCGGCGACGAGTTCTTCGGCCCCAACTACGGCCAGGCGACCATCTACACCAACACCCGCAAGGGCTACGCCGAGGAATGCAGCAACGTCGGTCAGTTGCTGAAGAATCTGTCGTTCACCCTGAATATGGAAAGCACCCTGATGGGTAACGTCCTGGACGACAAGATGAAGCCCGACGCGGCCGCCAAGGCCTGGCTGAAGAAAAACCCCGAGGTACTCGATACCTGGCTCGCTGGCGTGACCACCATTGACGGAAAACCAGGCCTGGAGGCCGTGAAAGCCAAGCTTGCGCAGTAA
- the choW gene encoding choline ABC transporter permease subunit, translating into MLIDQKIPLGQYIAAFVEWLTQHGASTFDAIASTLETMIHGVTFALTWFNPLALIGLIALLAHVIQRKWGLTAFVVASFLLILNLGYWQETMETLAQVLFATLVCVLIGVPLGIVAAHKPMFYTMMRPVLDLMQTVPTFVYLIPTLTLFGLGVVPGLISTVVFAIAAPIRLTYLGIRDVPQELMDAGKAFGCSRRQLLSRIELPHAMPSIAAGITQCIMLSLSMVVIAALVGADGLGKPVVNALNTADIALGFEAGLAIVLLAIMLDRICKQPEAKVGGDA; encoded by the coding sequence ATGCTCATTGATCAGAAAATCCCTTTAGGCCAGTACATCGCTGCCTTCGTTGAATGGTTGACGCAACACGGCGCCAGCACATTTGATGCGATCGCATCGACCCTGGAAACGATGATCCACGGCGTGACGTTTGCGCTGACCTGGTTCAACCCGCTGGCCTTGATCGGCCTGATTGCCTTGCTGGCGCACGTGATTCAACGCAAATGGGGCCTGACCGCCTTCGTCGTGGCGTCCTTTCTGCTGATTCTCAACCTGGGTTACTGGCAGGAAACCATGGAAACCCTGGCCCAGGTGCTGTTCGCCACCCTGGTCTGCGTGCTGATTGGCGTGCCGTTGGGCATCGTCGCCGCGCACAAGCCGATGTTCTACACCATGATGCGTCCGGTGCTCGATCTGATGCAGACCGTACCGACCTTCGTTTACCTCATTCCTACCCTGACCCTGTTCGGTCTGGGTGTGGTGCCAGGCCTGATCTCCACGGTGGTGTTCGCCATTGCCGCGCCGATCCGCCTGACCTACCTGGGCATCCGCGATGTACCACAAGAGTTGATGGACGCCGGCAAGGCCTTTGGCTGCTCCCGCCGTCAACTGTTGTCGCGTATCGAGCTGCCCCACGCCATGCCGAGCATCGCGGCCGGCATCACCCAGTGCATCATGCTGTCGTTGTCGATGGTGGTGATCGCGGCCCTGGTGGGCGCCGATGGCCTGGGCAAACCCGTGGTCAACGCACTGAACACCGCCGATATCGCCCTGGGCTTCGAAGCAGGCCTGGCAATCGTACTGCTGGCGATCATGCTCGACCGTATCTGCAAACAACCCGAAGCCAAAGTAGGGGGTGACGCATGA
- the choV gene encoding choline ABC transporter ATP-binding protein, whose protein sequence is MSIIRFDNVDVIFSKDPREALKLLDQGMSRNEILKKTGQIVGVEKASLDIEKGEICVLMGLSGSGKSSLLRCINGLNTVSRGKLFVEHEGRQIDIASCTPAELKMMRTKRIAMVFQKFALMPWLTVRENISFGLEMQGRPEKERRKLVDEKLELVGLTQWRNKKPDELSGGMQQRVGLARALAMDADILLMDEPFSALDPLIRQGLQDELLELQRKLSKTIVFVSHDLDEALKLGSRIAIMKDGRIIQYSKPEEIVLNPADDYVRTFVAHTNPLNVLCGRSLMRTLDNCKRINGSVCLDPGGDSWLDLAEGNTIKGARQNGASLDLQNWIPGQAVEGLGRKPTLVDSSIGMRDALQIRYQTGNKLVLHDNNKVVGILGDSELYHALLGKNLG, encoded by the coding sequence ATGAGCATAATCCGCTTCGATAACGTCGACGTTATCTTCTCCAAGGATCCACGCGAGGCGCTCAAGCTGCTGGATCAGGGCATGAGCCGCAACGAGATCCTGAAAAAGACCGGCCAGATCGTCGGTGTGGAAAAGGCCAGCCTGGACATCGAGAAAGGCGAAATCTGCGTGCTGATGGGCCTCTCCGGCTCCGGCAAGTCCAGCCTGCTGCGCTGCATCAACGGCCTCAACACCGTCAGCCGCGGCAAGTTGTTCGTCGAGCATGAAGGCCGGCAGATCGACATCGCCTCCTGCACCCCGGCGGAACTGAAAATGATGCGCACCAAGCGCATCGCCATGGTGTTCCAGAAGTTCGCCCTGATGCCCTGGCTGACCGTTCGCGAGAACATCAGCTTCGGCCTGGAGATGCAGGGCCGGCCGGAAAAGGAACGGCGCAAGCTGGTGGACGAGAAACTCGAGTTGGTGGGCCTGACCCAGTGGCGCAACAAGAAGCCCGACGAACTGTCTGGCGGCATGCAGCAACGTGTCGGCCTGGCCCGCGCCCTGGCGATGGACGCCGACATCCTGCTGATGGACGAACCCTTCTCCGCCCTCGACCCGCTGATCCGCCAGGGCCTGCAGGACGAACTGCTGGAACTGCAACGCAAGCTGAGCAAGACCATCGTGTTCGTCAGCCATGACCTGGACGAAGCCCTGAAACTGGGCAGCCGCATCGCCATCATGAAAGACGGCCGGATCATCCAGTACAGCAAGCCGGAAGAGATCGTGCTGAACCCGGCGGACGACTATGTGCGCACCTTCGTCGCCCATACCAACCCGCTCAATGTGCTCTGCGGTCGCAGCCTGATGCGCACCCTGGACAACTGCAAGCGCATCAACGGCTCCGTGTGCCTGGACCCGGGCGGCGACTCCTGGCTCGACCTGGCCGAGGGCAACACCATCAAGGGCGCACGCCAGAACGGCGCCAGCCTCGACCTGCAGAACTGGATCCCGGGCCAGGCGGTGGAAGGCCTGGGCCGCAAGCCGACCCTGGTGGACTCCAGCATCGGCATGCGCGACGCGCTGCAAATCCGCTACCAGACCGGCAACAAGCTGGTGCTGCATGACAACAACAAGGTGGTGGGGATCCTTGGCGACAGCGAGCTCTACCACGCGCTGCTCGGCAAGAACCTGGGGTAA
- a CDS encoding BCCT family transporter, with protein sequence MFYTSTALILLLTAILIIAPQEAGRLLGIAQAWLSRSFGWYYMVVIAAYLVFVVGLAFSSYGKLKLGTKQDTPDFSYGAWAGMLFSSGIGISLLYFGASEPLDHYFNPPEGVPGSNLAARQALQLTFLHWGLHGWAIYALVGLAVAYFAYRHNQPLALRSALYPLVGERWVKGAAGHAVDGFGMFVTLLGLVTNLGIGSMQVSSGLENLFGMEHSNTNLLIVIIVMSTVATIAAVSGVENGIRRLSNLNIVLFSGLLIFVLLFGPTLHLLNGFVQNVGDYLNGVVLKTFDLYVYEGDNAKSDRWLGLWTLFYWAWWISWAPFVGMFIARISRGRTVRELVAGVLLIPLGFTLAWLSVFGNSALDLVMNHGAVELGKTALEQPSMAIYQLLDHYPASKIVIGVSIFVGFVLFLTPADSGAVMMANLSCKGGNVDEDAPHWLRIFWSVVITLVTVGLLFAGNFEAMQTMVVLAGLPFSVVLVCFMFGLHKAMRQDTQIEQEQAELAARGRRGFSERLTQLDLQPTQAVVQRFMDKHVTPALEEAATQLRNQGLDVQTLLGKSKRCMGVRIEMEEGNPFVYEVSLDGYLAAPSESADVSEERARYYRAEVYLHNGSQEYDLMGFTQEQITRDVLDQFESHRQLLGRVYS encoded by the coding sequence GTGTTCTACACCTCTACCGCGCTGATCCTGTTGCTGACCGCCATTCTGATCATCGCCCCGCAAGAGGCCGGCAGATTGCTCGGCATTGCCCAGGCCTGGTTGTCCCGCAGCTTCGGCTGGTACTACATGGTGGTGATCGCCGCCTACCTGGTATTCGTCGTCGGCCTGGCGTTTTCCTCCTACGGCAAGCTCAAGCTGGGGACCAAGCAAGACACCCCGGATTTCAGCTACGGCGCCTGGGCCGGCATGCTGTTCTCGTCCGGTATCGGTATCTCGCTGCTGTACTTCGGCGCTTCCGAACCGCTGGACCACTACTTCAACCCGCCTGAAGGCGTGCCGGGCAGCAACCTGGCCGCGCGCCAGGCGCTGCAGCTGACGTTCCTGCACTGGGGCCTGCACGGCTGGGCGATCTACGCCCTGGTCGGCCTGGCCGTGGCCTACTTTGCCTATCGTCATAACCAGCCGCTGGCGCTGCGTTCGGCGTTGTACCCGCTGGTGGGCGAGCGCTGGGTCAAGGGGGCGGCCGGCCACGCGGTGGATGGTTTCGGCATGTTCGTGACCCTGCTGGGCCTGGTGACCAACCTGGGCATCGGCTCGATGCAGGTGTCTTCCGGCCTGGAAAACCTGTTCGGCATGGAACACAGCAATACCAACCTGCTGATCGTGATCATCGTCATGAGCACCGTGGCCACCATCGCCGCGGTATCGGGTGTGGAAAACGGCATTCGCCGCCTGTCCAACCTGAACATCGTGCTGTTCAGCGGCCTGCTGATCTTCGTGCTGCTGTTTGGTCCGACCCTGCACCTGCTCAACGGTTTCGTGCAAAACGTCGGCGATTACCTCAACGGTGTGGTGCTCAAGACCTTCGACCTCTATGTATACGAAGGCGACAACGCCAAGTCCGACCGCTGGCTGGGCCTGTGGACCCTGTTCTACTGGGCCTGGTGGATTTCCTGGGCGCCATTCGTCGGCATGTTCATCGCGCGTATTTCCCGTGGCCGTACCGTGCGCGAGCTGGTGGCGGGCGTGCTGCTGATCCCGCTGGGCTTCACCCTGGCCTGGCTGTCGGTGTTCGGTAACTCGGCCCTGGACCTGGTGATGAACCATGGTGCGGTGGAGCTGGGCAAGACGGCGCTGGAACAGCCGTCCATGGCGATCTACCAGCTGCTGGATCATTACCCGGCGTCGAAGATTGTCATCGGTGTGTCGATTTTCGTCGGTTTCGTGCTGTTCCTGACCCCGGCCGACTCCGGCGCGGTGATGATGGCCAACCTGTCCTGCAAGGGCGGCAACGTCGACGAAGACGCCCCGCACTGGCTGCGGATCTTCTGGTCGGTGGTGATCACCCTGGTGACCGTCGGCCTGCTGTTCGCCGGTAACTTCGAAGCCATGCAGACCATGGTGGTGCTGGCCGGCCTGCCGTTCTCGGTGGTGCTGGTGTGCTTCATGTTCGGCCTGCACAAGGCCATGCGCCAGGACACGCAGATCGAACAGGAGCAGGCGGAACTGGCGGCCCGTGGTCGTCGTGGTTTCAGCGAGCGCCTGACCCAGCTGGACCTGCAGCCGACCCAGGCGGTGGTTCAGCGTTTCATGGACAAGCACGTGACACCGGCACTGGAAGAAGCCGCTACCCAGCTGCGCAACCAGGGCCTGGATGTGCAAACCCTGCTGGGCAAGTCCAAGCGTTGCATGGGCGTGCGGATCGAGATGGAAGAGGGCAACCCTTTTGTCTATGAAGTGAGCCTGGACGGCTATCTGGCGGCGCCGAGCGAATCGGCCGATGTGTCCGAGGAGCGTGCGCGCTACTACCGCGCCGAGGTCTACCTGCACAACGGCAGTCAGGAATACGACTTGATGGGCTTCACTCAGGAGCAGATCACCCGTGATGTGCTCGATCAGTTCGAAAGCCATCGGCAGCTCCTTGGCCGGGTTTACAGCTAA
- the betI gene encoding transcriptional regulator BetI — MPKVGMQPIRRQQLIEATLLAVDQVGMGDASIALIARLAGVSNGIISHYFQDKNGLIAATAQYLMSVLSENVTARRQALEDSSPRAHLQVIIEGNFDASQVNGPAMKTWLAFWATSMHHPSLHRLQRINDHRLYSNLCCQFRRVLPLDDARSAARGLAALIDGLWLRGALSGDAFDTEQAHRIAYEYMDFQLAKQER, encoded by the coding sequence ATGCCCAAGGTCGGTATGCAACCCATCCGCCGCCAGCAGTTGATCGAAGCCACGTTGCTGGCGGTCGATCAGGTCGGGATGGGGGACGCCAGCATTGCGCTGATCGCCCGTTTGGCCGGTGTCTCGAACGGCATCATCAGTCACTACTTTCAGGACAAGAACGGCCTGATCGCCGCCACGGCGCAGTATCTGATGAGTGTCCTCAGCGAGAACGTCACCGCGCGCCGTCAGGCGCTGGAGGACAGCAGCCCGCGGGCGCACCTCCAGGTGATCATCGAAGGCAACTTCGACGCCAGCCAGGTCAATGGCCCGGCAATGAAAACCTGGCTGGCCTTCTGGGCCACCAGCATGCACCACCCGTCTTTGCACAGGTTGCAGCGGATCAACGATCACCGCCTGTATTCCAACCTGTGCTGCCAGTTCCGCCGCGTCCTGCCGCTGGATGATGCACGCAGCGCAGCGCGAGGCCTGGCAGCCCTGATCGACGGTTTGTGGTTGCGCGGCGCGCTGTCGGGAGATGCTTTCGACACCGAGCAGGCGCACCGGATCGCTTACGAATACATGGATTTCCAACTGGCTAAGCAGGAGCGCTAG
- the betB gene encoding betaine-aldehyde dehydrogenase — MARYELQKLYIDGGYTDAGSDATFDAINPANGEVLAQVQRATKEDVERAVVSAEKGQKIWAAMTAMERSRILRRAVDILRERNDELAALETLDTGKAYSETKYVDIVTGADVLEYYAGLVPAIEGEQIPLRTTSFVYTRREPLGVVAGIGAWNYPIQIALWKSAPALAAGNAMIFKPSEVTSLTTLKLAEIYTEAGVPAGVFNVLTGSGREVGTWLTEHPRIEKVSFTGGTDTGKKVMASASSSSLKDVTMELGGKSPLIIFDDADLDRAADTAMMANFYSSGQVCTNGTRVFVPSHLKAAFEAKIVERVARIRVGNPEDENTNFGPLVSFAHMESVLGYIAKGKEEGARLLCGGERLTDGAFAKGAFVAPTVFTDCTDEMTIVREEIFGPVMSILTYETEEEVIRRANDTDFGLAAGVVTRDLNRAHRVIHQLEAGICWINAWGESDAKMPVGGYKQSGVGRENGISSLNNFTRIKSVQVELGDYASVF, encoded by the coding sequence ATGGCCCGTTACGAACTGCAAAAACTCTACATTGACGGCGGCTACACCGACGCCGGCAGCGACGCCACCTTCGACGCCATCAACCCGGCCAACGGTGAAGTCCTCGCTCAAGTGCAACGTGCGACTAAAGAAGACGTCGAGCGCGCTGTCGTCAGCGCCGAAAAAGGCCAGAAGATCTGGGCCGCCATGACCGCCATGGAGCGTTCGCGCATCCTGCGTCGCGCCGTGGACATCCTGCGCGAGCGCAACGACGAACTGGCTGCCCTGGAAACCCTGGACACCGGCAAGGCCTACTCCGAAACCAAGTATGTCGACATCGTCACCGGCGCCGACGTGCTGGAATACTACGCAGGCCTGGTACCGGCCATCGAAGGCGAGCAGATCCCGCTGCGCACCACTTCGTTCGTCTACACCCGTCGCGAGCCGCTGGGCGTCGTGGCCGGTATCGGCGCGTGGAACTACCCGATCCAGATCGCCCTGTGGAAATCCGCACCAGCCCTGGCGGCCGGTAACGCGATGATCTTCAAGCCAAGCGAAGTCACCTCGCTGACCACCCTGAAACTGGCCGAGATCTACACCGAAGCCGGCGTTCCGGCTGGCGTGTTCAACGTCCTGACCGGTAGCGGCCGTGAAGTCGGCACCTGGCTGACCGAACACCCGCGCATCGAGAAAGTCTCCTTCACCGGCGGCACCGATACCGGCAAGAAGGTCATGGCCAGCGCTTCCAGCTCCTCGCTGAAAGACGTGACCATGGAACTGGGCGGCAAGTCGCCACTGATCATCTTCGACGACGCCGACCTGGATCGCGCCGCCGACACCGCGATGATGGCCAACTTCTACAGCTCCGGTCAGGTCTGCACCAACGGTACCCGCGTCTTCGTACCGAGCCACCTGAAAGCCGCTTTCGAAGCCAAGATCGTCGAACGCGTCGCGCGCATTCGCGTTGGCAACCCGGAAGACGAAAACACCAACTTCGGCCCGCTGGTCAGCTTCGCCCACATGGAAAGCGTGCTGGGCTACATCGCCAAAGGTAAGGAAGAAGGCGCTCGCCTGCTGTGCGGCGGCGAACGTTTGACCGACGGCGCATTCGCCAAAGGTGCTTTCGTGGCGCCGACCGTGTTCACCGACTGCACCGACGAGATGACCATCGTTCGCGAAGAAATCTTCGGCCCGGTGATGAGCATCCTGACCTACGAAACCGAAGAAGAAGTGATCCGTCGCGCCAACGACACCGACTTCGGCCTGGCCGCCGGTGTGGTGACCCGCGACCTGAACCGCGCGCACCGCGTGATTCATCAGCTGGAAGCCGGCATCTGCTGGATCAACGCCTGGGGCGAATCCGACGCCAAGATGCCGGTCGGTGGCTATAAGCAGTCGGGTGTTGGCCGCGAGAACGGCATCAGCTCGCTGAACAACTTCACCCGCATCAAATCGGTACAGGTCGAGCTGGGCGACTACGCCTCGGTGTTCTAA